Proteins found in one Homalodisca vitripennis isolate AUS2020 chromosome 4, UT_GWSS_2.1, whole genome shotgun sequence genomic segment:
- the LOC124360318 gene encoding protein crumbs-like isoform X4 gives MIGLSTTWILLRSLIICSLPLLHAEELGEAFFNTTGWVKVSRPLTLYPGLHMGLSFRTCQGGQLFVQSNRLYSWSLEVVGKEGLAVRVNLGSGHTFEARLKDVFNNNQWHYASILHKIENITLSAGHHQVVIANSTLNTNLLKSQHLAPDDDGYLLVGSGFIGCIKEGPNVVLSERSPRVFIHNVEFGKCPLTLCPPCLSMPCQNNAHCEEDNVGNYKCHCPPGFIGKHCEAQVSGRVCENNPCQNNSTCIVSPVGSYKCVCLKGFSGNDCEINIDECLSDPCQNGGTCIDDIDNYTCNCASTGYKGRHCEDNINECEEKPCLNSGTCFDTYGSYSCECPNGFTGQNCEIKVQSCNNWLCQNGATCEDQPHGFKCNCPPGYSGVYCEVNGNGCQPGVCPPNADCFEHAAGIQCICKPGYTGLPSACKPIDACLNSPCHNGGTCSVSGDGFNCSCVPGFTGPTCQTNIEECASMPCQHGGCASI, from the exons TGCGTTCTCTGATAATATGCTCACTACCGTTGCTTCACGCCGAGGAGCTGGGTGAGGCGTTTTTCAACACCACAGGGTGGGTGAAGGTGTCTCGGCCACTGACCCTGTACCCTGGGCTGCACATGGGTCTCAGCTTTCGGACGTGTCAGGGCGGTCAGCTCTTCGTCCAGAGTAACCGCTTGTACTCCTGGAGCTTGGAGGTGGTTGGGAAGGAGGGGCTGGCTGTCCGGGTGAACCTAGGCAGCGGACACACCTTCGAAGCCAGGCTCAAGGATGTGTTTAATAACAACCAGTGGCACTACGCCAGTATCCTCCATAAGATTGAGAACATAACGCTGTCGGCTGGTCACCATCAAGTG GTAATAGCCAACTCTACACTGAACACGAATCTGCTAAAATCGCAGCACCTGGCACCAGATGACGATGGTTACCTTCTGGTGGGGAGTGGCTTCATCGGCTGTATCAAGGAGGGGCCCAATGTTGTACTCAGTGAGCGCAGCCCCCGAGTCTTCATCCACAACGTTGAGTTCGGAAAGTGCCCTCTCACTCTCT GTCCTCCTTGCCTGTCGATGCCTTGTCAGAACAACGCCCACTGCGAAGAAGATAATGTTGGCAACTACAAATGTCATTGCCCTCCTGGCTTCATAG GCAAGCACTGTGAGGCCCAGGTGAGTGGGAGGGTCTGTGAGAACAACCCCTGTCAGAACAACAGCACCTGTATTGTCAGTCCTGTTGGCAGCTACAAGTGTGTCTGTCTCAAAG GGTTTTCTGGCAACGACTGTGAAATAAACATTGATGAATGTTTATCTGATCCTTGTCAGAATGGAGGGACATGCATTGATGATATTGACAACTACACTTGCAATTGTGCCAGCACTGG GTACAAAGGAAGACATTGTGAGGACAACATAAATGAATGTGAAGAAAAGCCTTGTTTGAACAGTGGTACATGTTTTGACACATACGGCAGCTATTCTTGTGAATGCCCAAATGGATTCACTGGTCAGAATTGtgaaatt AAGGTGCAGTCCTGTAACAACTGGTTATGTCAGAATGGAGCCACATGTGAGGACCAACCTCACGGGTTCAAGTGTAACTGCCCGCCAGGCTATAGTGGTGTTTATTGTGAGGTCAACGGCAACGGTTGCCAGCCCGGTGTCTGCCCGCCCAACGCTGACTGCTTTGAGCATGCTGCGGGCATACAGTGTATCTGTAAACCTGGATACACAG GTTTACCTTCAGCTTGTAAGCCGATTGATGCATGTTTAAACTCACCTTGTCACAATGGAGGCACTTGCTCAGTGTCCGGAGATGGTTTCAACTGTTCATGTGTGCCTGGATTCACAG
- the LOC124360318 gene encoding protein crumbs-like isoform X3 translates to MIGLSTTWILLRSLIICSLPLLHAEELGEAFFNTTGWVKVSRPLTLYPGLHMGLSFRTCQGGQLFVQSNRLYSWSLEVVGKEGLAVRVNLGSGHTFEARLKDVFNNNQWHYASILHKIENITLSAGHHQVVIANSTLNTNLLKSQHLAPDDDGYLLVGSGFIGCIKEGPNVVLSERSPRVFIHNVEFGKCPLTLCSPEDRCHNQPCMTHGVCITRPDNYYCQCNSRFSGRNCEVDDGPPCLSMPCQNNAHCEEDNVGNYKCHCPPGFIGKHCEAQVSGRVCENNPCQNNSTCIVSPVGSYKCVCLKGFSGNDCEINIDECLSDPCQNGGTCIDDIDNYTCNCASTGYKGRHCEDNINECEEKPCLNSGTCFDTYGSYSCECPNGFTGQNCEIKVQSCNNWLCQNGATCEDQPHGFKCNCPPGYSGVYCEVNGNGCQPGVCPPNADCFEHAAGIQCICKPGYTGPTCQTNIEECASMPCQHGGCASI, encoded by the exons TGCGTTCTCTGATAATATGCTCACTACCGTTGCTTCACGCCGAGGAGCTGGGTGAGGCGTTTTTCAACACCACAGGGTGGGTGAAGGTGTCTCGGCCACTGACCCTGTACCCTGGGCTGCACATGGGTCTCAGCTTTCGGACGTGTCAGGGCGGTCAGCTCTTCGTCCAGAGTAACCGCTTGTACTCCTGGAGCTTGGAGGTGGTTGGGAAGGAGGGGCTGGCTGTCCGGGTGAACCTAGGCAGCGGACACACCTTCGAAGCCAGGCTCAAGGATGTGTTTAATAACAACCAGTGGCACTACGCCAGTATCCTCCATAAGATTGAGAACATAACGCTGTCGGCTGGTCACCATCAAGTG GTAATAGCCAACTCTACACTGAACACGAATCTGCTAAAATCGCAGCACCTGGCACCAGATGACGATGGTTACCTTCTGGTGGGGAGTGGCTTCATCGGCTGTATCAAGGAGGGGCCCAATGTTGTACTCAGTGAGCGCAGCCCCCGAGTCTTCATCCACAACGTTGAGTTCGGAAAGTGCCCTCTCACTCTCT GTAGCCCCGAGGACCGCTGCCACAATCAACCCTGCATGACGCATGGTGTGTGCATTACACGGCCCGACAATTACTACTGCCAGTGCAATAGCAGATTTAGTGGCCGCAACTGTGAGGTCGACGATG GTCCTCCTTGCCTGTCGATGCCTTGTCAGAACAACGCCCACTGCGAAGAAGATAATGTTGGCAACTACAAATGTCATTGCCCTCCTGGCTTCATAG GCAAGCACTGTGAGGCCCAGGTGAGTGGGAGGGTCTGTGAGAACAACCCCTGTCAGAACAACAGCACCTGTATTGTCAGTCCTGTTGGCAGCTACAAGTGTGTCTGTCTCAAAG GGTTTTCTGGCAACGACTGTGAAATAAACATTGATGAATGTTTATCTGATCCTTGTCAGAATGGAGGGACATGCATTGATGATATTGACAACTACACTTGCAATTGTGCCAGCACTGG GTACAAAGGAAGACATTGTGAGGACAACATAAATGAATGTGAAGAAAAGCCTTGTTTGAACAGTGGTACATGTTTTGACACATACGGCAGCTATTCTTGTGAATGCCCAAATGGATTCACTGGTCAGAATTGtgaaatt AAGGTGCAGTCCTGTAACAACTGGTTATGTCAGAATGGAGCCACATGTGAGGACCAACCTCACGGGTTCAAGTGTAACTGCCCGCCAGGCTATAGTGGTGTTTATTGTGAGGTCAACGGCAACGGTTGCCAGCCCGGTGTCTGCCCGCCCAACGCTGACTGCTTTGAGCATGCTGCGGGCATACAGTGTATCTGTAAACCTGGATACACAG
- the LOC124360318 gene encoding protein crumbs-like isoform X2 — MIGLSTTWILLRSLIICSLPLLHAEELGEAFFNTTGWVKVSRPLTLYPGLHMGLSFRTCQGGQLFVQSNRLYSWSLEVVGKEGLAVRVNLGSGHTFEARLKDVFNNNQWHYASILHKIENITLSAGHHQVVIANSTLNTNLLKSQHLAPDDDGYLLVGSGFIGCIKEGPNVVLSERSPRVFIHNVEFGKCPLTLCSPEDRCHNQPCMTHGVCITRPDNYYCQCNSRFSGRNCEVDDGPPCLSMPCQNNAHCEEDNVGNYKCHCPPGFIGKHCEAQVSGRVCENNPCQNNSTCIVSPVGSYKCVCLKGFSGNDCEINIDECLSDPCQNGGTCIDDIDNYTCNCASTGYKGRHCEDNINECEEKPCLNSGTCFDTYGSYSCECPNGFTGQNCEIVQSCNNWLCQNGATCEDQPHGFKCNCPPGYSGVYCEVNGNGCQPGVCPPNADCFEHAAGIQCICKPGYTGLPSACKPIDACLNSPCHNGGTCSVSGDGFNCSCVPGFTGPTCQTNIEECASMPCQHGGCASI; from the exons TGCGTTCTCTGATAATATGCTCACTACCGTTGCTTCACGCCGAGGAGCTGGGTGAGGCGTTTTTCAACACCACAGGGTGGGTGAAGGTGTCTCGGCCACTGACCCTGTACCCTGGGCTGCACATGGGTCTCAGCTTTCGGACGTGTCAGGGCGGTCAGCTCTTCGTCCAGAGTAACCGCTTGTACTCCTGGAGCTTGGAGGTGGTTGGGAAGGAGGGGCTGGCTGTCCGGGTGAACCTAGGCAGCGGACACACCTTCGAAGCCAGGCTCAAGGATGTGTTTAATAACAACCAGTGGCACTACGCCAGTATCCTCCATAAGATTGAGAACATAACGCTGTCGGCTGGTCACCATCAAGTG GTAATAGCCAACTCTACACTGAACACGAATCTGCTAAAATCGCAGCACCTGGCACCAGATGACGATGGTTACCTTCTGGTGGGGAGTGGCTTCATCGGCTGTATCAAGGAGGGGCCCAATGTTGTACTCAGTGAGCGCAGCCCCCGAGTCTTCATCCACAACGTTGAGTTCGGAAAGTGCCCTCTCACTCTCT GTAGCCCCGAGGACCGCTGCCACAATCAACCCTGCATGACGCATGGTGTGTGCATTACACGGCCCGACAATTACTACTGCCAGTGCAATAGCAGATTTAGTGGCCGCAACTGTGAGGTCGACGATG GTCCTCCTTGCCTGTCGATGCCTTGTCAGAACAACGCCCACTGCGAAGAAGATAATGTTGGCAACTACAAATGTCATTGCCCTCCTGGCTTCATAG GCAAGCACTGTGAGGCCCAGGTGAGTGGGAGGGTCTGTGAGAACAACCCCTGTCAGAACAACAGCACCTGTATTGTCAGTCCTGTTGGCAGCTACAAGTGTGTCTGTCTCAAAG GGTTTTCTGGCAACGACTGTGAAATAAACATTGATGAATGTTTATCTGATCCTTGTCAGAATGGAGGGACATGCATTGATGATATTGACAACTACACTTGCAATTGTGCCAGCACTGG GTACAAAGGAAGACATTGTGAGGACAACATAAATGAATGTGAAGAAAAGCCTTGTTTGAACAGTGGTACATGTTTTGACACATACGGCAGCTATTCTTGTGAATGCCCAAATGGATTCACTGGTCAGAATTGtgaaatt GTGCAGTCCTGTAACAACTGGTTATGTCAGAATGGAGCCACATGTGAGGACCAACCTCACGGGTTCAAGTGTAACTGCCCGCCAGGCTATAGTGGTGTTTATTGTGAGGTCAACGGCAACGGTTGCCAGCCCGGTGTCTGCCCGCCCAACGCTGACTGCTTTGAGCATGCTGCGGGCATACAGTGTATCTGTAAACCTGGATACACAG GTTTACCTTCAGCTTGTAAGCCGATTGATGCATGTTTAAACTCACCTTGTCACAATGGAGGCACTTGCTCAGTGTCCGGAGATGGTTTCAACTGTTCATGTGTGCCTGGATTCACAG
- the LOC124360318 gene encoding protein crumbs-like isoform X1, producing MIGLSTTWILLRSLIICSLPLLHAEELGEAFFNTTGWVKVSRPLTLYPGLHMGLSFRTCQGGQLFVQSNRLYSWSLEVVGKEGLAVRVNLGSGHTFEARLKDVFNNNQWHYASILHKIENITLSAGHHQVVIANSTLNTNLLKSQHLAPDDDGYLLVGSGFIGCIKEGPNVVLSERSPRVFIHNVEFGKCPLTLCSPEDRCHNQPCMTHGVCITRPDNYYCQCNSRFSGRNCEVDDGPPCLSMPCQNNAHCEEDNVGNYKCHCPPGFIGKHCEAQVSGRVCENNPCQNNSTCIVSPVGSYKCVCLKGFSGNDCEINIDECLSDPCQNGGTCIDDIDNYTCNCASTGYKGRHCEDNINECEEKPCLNSGTCFDTYGSYSCECPNGFTGQNCEIKVQSCNNWLCQNGATCEDQPHGFKCNCPPGYSGVYCEVNGNGCQPGVCPPNADCFEHAAGIQCICKPGYTGLPSACKPIDACLNSPCHNGGTCSVSGDGFNCSCVPGFTGPTCQTNIEECASMPCQHGGCASI from the exons TGCGTTCTCTGATAATATGCTCACTACCGTTGCTTCACGCCGAGGAGCTGGGTGAGGCGTTTTTCAACACCACAGGGTGGGTGAAGGTGTCTCGGCCACTGACCCTGTACCCTGGGCTGCACATGGGTCTCAGCTTTCGGACGTGTCAGGGCGGTCAGCTCTTCGTCCAGAGTAACCGCTTGTACTCCTGGAGCTTGGAGGTGGTTGGGAAGGAGGGGCTGGCTGTCCGGGTGAACCTAGGCAGCGGACACACCTTCGAAGCCAGGCTCAAGGATGTGTTTAATAACAACCAGTGGCACTACGCCAGTATCCTCCATAAGATTGAGAACATAACGCTGTCGGCTGGTCACCATCAAGTG GTAATAGCCAACTCTACACTGAACACGAATCTGCTAAAATCGCAGCACCTGGCACCAGATGACGATGGTTACCTTCTGGTGGGGAGTGGCTTCATCGGCTGTATCAAGGAGGGGCCCAATGTTGTACTCAGTGAGCGCAGCCCCCGAGTCTTCATCCACAACGTTGAGTTCGGAAAGTGCCCTCTCACTCTCT GTAGCCCCGAGGACCGCTGCCACAATCAACCCTGCATGACGCATGGTGTGTGCATTACACGGCCCGACAATTACTACTGCCAGTGCAATAGCAGATTTAGTGGCCGCAACTGTGAGGTCGACGATG GTCCTCCTTGCCTGTCGATGCCTTGTCAGAACAACGCCCACTGCGAAGAAGATAATGTTGGCAACTACAAATGTCATTGCCCTCCTGGCTTCATAG GCAAGCACTGTGAGGCCCAGGTGAGTGGGAGGGTCTGTGAGAACAACCCCTGTCAGAACAACAGCACCTGTATTGTCAGTCCTGTTGGCAGCTACAAGTGTGTCTGTCTCAAAG GGTTTTCTGGCAACGACTGTGAAATAAACATTGATGAATGTTTATCTGATCCTTGTCAGAATGGAGGGACATGCATTGATGATATTGACAACTACACTTGCAATTGTGCCAGCACTGG GTACAAAGGAAGACATTGTGAGGACAACATAAATGAATGTGAAGAAAAGCCTTGTTTGAACAGTGGTACATGTTTTGACACATACGGCAGCTATTCTTGTGAATGCCCAAATGGATTCACTGGTCAGAATTGtgaaatt AAGGTGCAGTCCTGTAACAACTGGTTATGTCAGAATGGAGCCACATGTGAGGACCAACCTCACGGGTTCAAGTGTAACTGCCCGCCAGGCTATAGTGGTGTTTATTGTGAGGTCAACGGCAACGGTTGCCAGCCCGGTGTCTGCCCGCCCAACGCTGACTGCTTTGAGCATGCTGCGGGCATACAGTGTATCTGTAAACCTGGATACACAG GTTTACCTTCAGCTTGTAAGCCGATTGATGCATGTTTAAACTCACCTTGTCACAATGGAGGCACTTGCTCAGTGTCCGGAGATGGTTTCAACTGTTCATGTGTGCCTGGATTCACAG